One window from the genome of Glycine soja cultivar W05 chromosome 12, ASM419377v2, whole genome shotgun sequence encodes:
- the LOC114379305 gene encoding probable carboxylesterase 15 → MSETSDSKATVVEDCRSVLHVYSDGSIIRSSRPSFNVPVIDDASVLWKDVVFAPAHDLQLRLYKPADSTGSKLPVFFYFHGGGFCIGSRTWPNCQNYCFQLTSRLRAVVIAPDYRLAPENRLPSAIEDSLLAVKWLQTQALSNEPDPWLSYVADFSRVFISGDSAGGNIAHHLAARLGFGSPELTPVRVKGYVLLAPFFGGTIRTKLEAEGPKDAFLNLELIDRFWRLSVPVGETTDHPVVNPFGPYSESLEAINFDPILVVAGGSDLLKDRAEDYARRLKEWGKDIEYVEFEGQQHGFFTIDPNSEPSNKLMLIIKQFIEKHFGKV, encoded by the exons atgTCTGAAACATCGGATTCCAAAGCCACAGTGGTGGAAGATTGTCGTAGCGTTCTTCATGTTTATAGCGACGGCTCCATAATACGCTCTTCACGCCCAAGCTTCAATGTACCTGTAATCGACGACGCCTCTGTTTTGTGGAAAGATGTCGTTTTTGCCCCTGCCCATGATCTTCAGCTTCGGCTCTATAAGCCAGCCGACTCAACCGGCTCCAAGCTTCctgttttcttctactttcacGGTGGCGGCTTTTGCATCGGCTCGCGCACTTGGCCTAACTGTCAAAACTATTGTTTTCAGCTTACTTCTCGGCTTCGAGCCGTAGTCATTGCCCCAGATTATCGGCTTGCCCCCGAGAACCGGCTCCCCAGTGCAATTGAGGATAGCTTATTGGCTGTTAAGTGGCTTCAAACTCAAGCCTTGAGCAATGAGCCGGACCCATGGTTGAGCTATGTGGCTGATTTTAGCCGGGTCTTCATTTCGGGTGACTCGGCCGGAGGAAACATAGCTCACCACTTGGCGGCTCGGCTTGGGTTTGGGTCGCCTGAGTTGACTCCGGTTCGGGTCAAAGGTTATGTTCTATTGGCTCCTTTCTTTGGTGGAACTATCCGAACTAAGTTAGAAGCTGAAGGCCCAAAAGATGCTTTTCTCAATTTAGAACTTATTGATAG GTTTTGGAGGCTTTCTGTACCTGTTGGGGAAACTACTGATCACCCTGTTGTGAATCCGTTTGGCCCTTATAGCGAGAGCCTTGAAGCAATTAATTTCGACCCAATTTTAGTAGTTGCTGGGGGAAGTGATTTGCTTAAAGACAGGGCAGAGGATTATGCAAGGAGGCTTAAGGAGTGGGGTAAAGATATAGAGTATGTAGAATTTGAAGGACAACAACATGGTTTCTTCACTATTGATCCCAACTCGGAACCATCAAACAAGTTGATGCTGATCATCAAACAATTCATAGAGAAGCATTTCGGGAAAGTTTGA